One genomic window of Quercus robur chromosome 6, dhQueRobu3.1, whole genome shotgun sequence includes the following:
- the LOC126689062 gene encoding protein RALF-like 33: MGTSKLCSFFLAILAVHLALSISSTKAVDLSGGGDHFQLGFAPIKSECRGSIAECLLAGGDDEEFGLEFAMDSEINRRILATRRYISYGALRRNTVPCSRRGASYYNCRAGAQANPYSRGCSAITRCRR, from the coding sequence ATGGGAACCTCAAAGCTGTGCAGTTTTTTCCTCGCGATCCTAGCCGTCCATCTCGCGCTCAGCATCAGTTCAACCAAGGCCGTTGATTTAAGTGGCGGTGGGGACCACTTCCAGCTGGGCTTCGCCCCGATTAAATCGGAGTGCCGCGGCTCGATCGCCGAGTGTTTGCTAGCTGGCGGGGATGACGAGGAATTTGGGCTGGAGTTCGCTATGGACTCGGAAATAAACCGGCGCATCTTAGCCACGAGGCGGTACATAAGCTACGGTGCGCTGAGGAGGAACACTGTGCCCTGCTCTCGACGTGGCGCGTCGTACTACAATTGCCGAGCTGGCGCTCAAGCAAATCCCTATAGTCGCGGGTGCAGTGCAATTACTCGTTGTAGACgctga